Proteins found in one bacterium genomic segment:
- the rnpA gene encoding ribonuclease P protein component — translation MPEKRDESFSKEHRLRKSTEFRRVFSRGKRTGTRYFVVYSLPNRLPLPRLGIQVKAKIGSAAKRNYIKRMVRETFRKMKTDFRQPVDLIFIAEKEILNLRCSEFEEEFRKVVSRHLR, via the coding sequence CTCGAAAGAACATCGACTTAGAAAATCCACTGAATTCAGACGCGTCTTCTCCAGGGGAAAACGAACAGGTACCCGTTATTTCGTGGTCTATTCGCTACCGAATCGCCTCCCCCTTCCCCGTCTTGGAATTCAAGTGAAAGCGAAAATCGGATCTGCTGCCAAACGGAATTATATTAAGCGTATGGTCCGGGAAACTTTCCGAAAGATGAAAACCGACTTTCGCCAGCCGGTGGACTTGATCTTTATTGCTGAGAAAGAGATTCTCAATCTAAGATGTTCAGAATTCGAAGAAGAATTTCGAAAGGTTGTTTCGCGGCATTTGCGATGA
- the yidD gene encoding membrane protein insertion efficiency factor YidD, which produces MNQSAGSIVVLSLLRFYQRFLSPLLIPACRFTPTCSQYAHDAVSKYGAFKGIYLGIKRILRCNPFCKGGFDPVR; this is translated from the coding sequence ATGAATCAAAGCGCGGGAAGTATCGTTGTGCTGTCACTTCTGCGGTTTTATCAAAGATTTCTTTCCCCGTTGTTGATACCGGCGTGCCGGTTTACACCGACCTGTTCGCAATACGCTCACGATGCCGTTTCAAAGTATGGGGCGTTCAAAGGAATATATCTTGGCATCAAACGAATTCTCCGATGCAATCCTTTCTGTAAAGGAGGGTTCGATCCGGTACGGTAA